The proteins below are encoded in one region of Ereboglobus luteus:
- a CDS encoding autotransporter outer membrane beta-barrel domain-containing protein encodes MMKTHIRHSLASLAGFSPAFTLSLIFMAGIANGQPATANVSGITSSTNYLVAGDPNFSPAFSTLGQGAILTINGAAIGTDASHATGAGGHPSLISLGGNNGTALTSDQDYGDLTLNLEGSILLYGQGSHTVEGIYTKTKSVNSTNTVNFNASNSVVDVATSIAGAGNNNYTNTILAENQAASGGSTIVNITGSNNSFITNYTGGTMREMGTGANIYASGRKQAAINITGDNTTVESRGSGATGLSASSSTNAIVNITGSNTHIRTDSVGIYVNGGEQASVNITGPGSSITTTAANAHGISTSSTAGSIRIDTTANITTAGAAAVAIRAIATGSGSIDIGDAASPVTGTLATTGPDAHGIAATNSGTGNINIHSAAEITTDGNSSHGIYANASAPVTSSAITISNSGAISTSGTGAMGIYASGSGSGKIIINNTGEIVTTSTAAVSGTYSHAIHAYVTATGASDGIEINHANGNITTASYDATGIRAESTATSGDINITVTNANITANGVNGDGILVQTKGVNGTNADINITTNGGSINILETPSQTGNGSANYGIAALHITGTGALADATGDINIDNNGTTIATGTGATGVANAASAIYAHQQTNAGATFASRGNIRITSTGDLSTLGGNSHGIYALITGTDATGNIGIGVNSSGAAAPVSGKITTSGTTSHGIYASNAGSGGITINNAADIETSGIAAHGIYAHATGDSNITVLNTGNITTTGTASHGILAQITGAASTGTVTIGTAANPLSGAITNTGNGGYSIYAQNAGNGDAIIHAAATVSHTGDVNGTSVPEGIAAHSTGNGSAIIHYTGAKVEVTGFNADALWARQIGATGSGNAQIYATGEIIASGSGTHPQGIVAHVSGTGQIAIEYTGTHILAGNADTAGGTGINAGHDGTSGNVTVTSNNADSLIETLGTDNRGIRAYISNTTGNGDVRIGYTADRAGATDTLTGAYTASAVSGTIRTAGDRSHGIMAFTTGGTGAILVNTAATIETSGSAAHGISATGYDSSTRELLQAAGSITITNAGNITTNGENSHAIYATGSGNIDITNTGALATTGTQSTGIYAIGKGSITIDNTASITTSAESAHGIIVNASRSDGDVDITHAIGKITIQKGSTDTDTGNWIDSAGSAIYVTKSGTGDIRMVIDGDIETHAQNRGAGAYIHAINNIGNLSITGSGNILAAADIPESTGTNVYSYGLAATINGGAGRNDGNVTITYSSGTIETRGDSAYALYAGVTSGTTTDGSNNAATIINTGRLITEGGSSSAIYARTENTEGAAIVVNSGNINTSGTSAYGIHAYSGSASANAHNNAETSSVYRTALATTPVPGTVSTIATIGDYSHGIYAIGSGARIVSTAETTNISTTGDASYGIHATNGAILSFKNGSITTQGDHSFGAAASGVGALFTSTLALDNFNITTEGNMAHAAFANYDAFVSITGGTLTTTSANASTAAIKASGYDTTANRGGKLVAQNTTLIAKNNAVAVTVDNAGAIETTNAIITSETSAILFGIDSQPAGTPLGSSVTIKTGSITAAAELVRAVNTSGTLTLDGVTSITNGTNAISLHASATNSNALRVILDNATSVTGDIIGGRQGETVPDDTLWSYTAATGSNTLNLDLLNGSQFHVQRAVSGDYTYNHRTTTDATSVLKISLADGSGTNLIALGTNAAADMVNDFRGTLALGNGRFILGGTANSQGATNMSALANATLRLDALNRTAVEGAGTIAGLSFNSGTLAVRTSGSTGVNFVEDLLTVSGTLDASGGGTVEVALSGTVHNIIPSSTKAPALIDQDNYMPPPAFETGTAGMLQNQLVAVTGTVRNVGTQLSISIIPSSASSGTIASAVSSTSALVQSGTHVADLTYDYYGAVTGSGIYLNYGLAQIDALAGQTVQISTDGATDDTLGAILSGSGNYTFTATDGMVIRVGNGLSDYTGATTIATGTVTAITNNALGETGELTLNPDSVLNLDGHSQTVHGRVIVNNAEIQTGAGGILNLDTLTNATGAAGVHVYSGGKINADGSGIFTGTIKTTGTGAHGVLVTGTGSLINAAGLSITTTGNGNSYGIGASDGAVFTGTAIEITTTGNRGIGIVAEKGGTVNLVDASIDVQNAPADNSGGIVAWTDNASTSAVNAENLRLKSVGHGIAANGGSTVALTGDNAIATTGTGSYGLRATGVNSTDTSKISTITADNTIIMTEGDASHGVHSSAATITLNGGAIRTNGANANAINILAGAAATSTVTGGTMTIDVTGHGIAISGTGESAVALTGGALVAEGNLIDVSHDSGAATVTLDSLAHAITDSGVVLNAAGTGTTNATFNNMTLAGDILADTAATVNVSLTGATALTGKIDIANVNIDATSSWTLTASSDVNNLTLATGAKIFFGAPAADNTAFKTLRVHGNLAGGVNTITMSANLALLRGDLLRIDGATTGAYTLDLSNHGGNPTKAGQRLMIVQAANEADFSLTGPQYRDAGLYRYYWVKGETDPANWYLANPTGTGDEPSPYSDAGQTIVNSASLLGLSWHYGMDSLHKRMGDVRAENLATNAPLTGNIWMRGYTYRLNALSPMRSSRFSQDTYGITAGADKALRNGSANATWLFGAFIDMGGTDRDFRNADDGSSTNVGLGLYATWLGDAGWYADIVLRADRYKHDFESRPYGGAAVSGDYTSKAQGISVEFGRMLKRTDGWWLEPSVQISQGWLNGDTYETKSSDPGNRMTVRVSDSDTLQYRGQLRFGRQLLSSRWHPYGKIGAARVDANGGEITALDTKVGPTYRGWRMEAGLGAAYRIDAGSQVYLDYEYAKAPAYERPWSFNLGYRRMW; translated from the coding sequence ATGATGAAAACACACATTCGCCATTCGTTAGCCTCGCTGGCTGGTTTTTCCCCGGCATTTACCCTCTCGCTCATTTTCATGGCGGGCATTGCCAATGGCCAGCCGGCCACGGCCAATGTGTCGGGCATCACCTCGTCCACCAATTATCTCGTCGCGGGCGACCCCAACTTTTCACCCGCATTCAGCACGCTCGGACAGGGTGCCATCCTCACAATAAATGGAGCGGCCATTGGCACCGACGCATCACACGCAACAGGCGCGGGCGGTCACCCCTCGTTGATTTCGCTGGGCGGCAACAATGGCACTGCTTTGACAAGCGATCAGGATTACGGCGACCTCACGCTCAACCTCGAAGGCTCGATCCTGCTTTACGGCCAGGGCAGCCACACCGTGGAGGGAATCTACACCAAAACCAAATCCGTCAATTCCACCAACACGGTCAACTTCAACGCATCCAACAGCGTGGTGGATGTTGCCACCAGCATCGCCGGCGCCGGCAACAACAACTACACAAACACCATCCTTGCCGAAAACCAAGCCGCCTCGGGCGGCAGCACAATCGTCAACATCACCGGCAGCAACAATTCCTTCATAACAAACTACACTGGCGGCACCATGCGCGAGATGGGAACCGGCGCCAACATTTACGCCTCCGGACGCAAACAGGCCGCCATCAACATCACCGGGGACAACACCACCGTGGAATCGCGGGGCTCGGGCGCGACAGGTCTCTCCGCCAGCTCATCCACCAACGCCATCGTCAACATCACCGGCAGCAACACGCACATTCGCACGGACAGTGTCGGCATTTACGTGAACGGCGGCGAGCAGGCATCGGTGAACATCACCGGCCCCGGCTCATCCATCACCACGACCGCGGCAAACGCCCACGGCATTTCCACCAGCAGCACCGCGGGATCAATCAGAATCGACACCACTGCCAACATCACCACGGCAGGGGCCGCGGCTGTCGCAATCCGCGCCATCGCCACCGGCTCCGGCAGCATCGACATCGGCGATGCCGCCTCCCCCGTCACCGGCACGCTCGCCACCACCGGACCCGACGCGCACGGCATCGCGGCCACGAACTCGGGCACCGGAAACATCAACATCCATTCCGCCGCCGAAATCACGACCGACGGCAATTCATCGCACGGCATTTATGCCAACGCCAGCGCCCCGGTCACCAGCAGCGCGATCACCATCAGCAACAGCGGCGCGATCTCCACCTCCGGCACCGGTGCCATGGGCATTTACGCCAGCGGCTCCGGCTCCGGCAAAATCATCATCAACAACACCGGCGAAATCGTAACCACATCGACCGCCGCCGTCAGCGGCACCTATTCTCACGCGATCCACGCCTACGTGACCGCCACCGGAGCCTCCGACGGCATCGAAATCAACCACGCCAACGGCAACATCACCACCGCGAGCTACGACGCCACCGGCATCCGCGCCGAAAGCACCGCCACCTCCGGCGACATCAATATCACTGTCACCAATGCGAACATCACCGCCAACGGCGTCAACGGCGACGGCATCCTTGTGCAAACCAAGGGCGTGAACGGCACCAACGCCGACATCAACATCACCACCAACGGCGGCAGCATCAACATCCTCGAAACACCCTCGCAAACCGGCAACGGCTCCGCCAACTACGGCATCGCCGCGCTCCACATCACCGGCACCGGCGCGCTGGCCGACGCCACCGGCGACATCAACATCGACAACAACGGCACCACCATCGCCACCGGCACCGGCGCGACCGGCGTCGCCAACGCCGCCTCCGCCATCTACGCGCATCAACAGACCAACGCCGGCGCCACCTTCGCCTCCCGCGGCAACATCCGCATCACCAGCACCGGCGACCTCTCCACCCTTGGGGGCAACTCGCACGGCATCTACGCGCTCATCACCGGCACCGACGCCACCGGAAACATCGGCATCGGTGTGAACAGCTCCGGCGCCGCCGCGCCCGTCTCGGGCAAAATCACAACCTCAGGCACGACTTCGCACGGCATTTACGCCAGCAACGCCGGCTCGGGCGGCATCACCATCAACAACGCCGCCGACATCGAAACCTCCGGCATCGCCGCCCACGGCATCTACGCCCATGCGACCGGCGACAGCAATATCACGGTCCTCAACACCGGCAACATCACCACCACCGGCACCGCATCCCACGGCATCCTCGCGCAAATCACCGGCGCCGCCTCGACCGGCACAGTCACCATCGGCACGGCCGCAAATCCACTTTCCGGCGCGATCACCAACACCGGCAACGGCGGATATAGCATTTACGCGCAAAACGCCGGCAACGGCGACGCCATCATCCACGCCGCCGCCACGGTTTCCCACACCGGCGACGTCAACGGCACAAGCGTGCCCGAAGGCATCGCCGCCCACTCAACCGGTAACGGCAGCGCCATCATCCATTACACCGGCGCCAAAGTAGAAGTCACCGGCTTCAACGCCGATGCACTCTGGGCGCGGCAAATCGGCGCCACCGGTTCCGGCAACGCCCAAATCTACGCCACCGGCGAAATCATCGCCAGTGGTTCCGGCACACATCCGCAAGGTATCGTCGCGCACGTCAGCGGCACCGGTCAAATCGCCATCGAATACACCGGCACCCACATCCTCGCCGGCAACGCCGACACCGCGGGCGGCACCGGCATCAACGCCGGCCACGACGGCACCTCCGGCAACGTCACCGTCACCTCCAACAACGCCGATTCGCTCATCGAAACCCTCGGCACCGACAACCGCGGCATCCGCGCCTACATCAGCAACACCACCGGCAACGGCGACGTCCGCATCGGCTACACCGCAGACCGTGCTGGCGCGACCGACACCCTCACCGGCGCCTACACCGCATCCGCCGTCAGCGGCACCATCCGAACCGCCGGCGACCGCTCGCACGGCATCATGGCATTCACCACCGGCGGCACCGGCGCGATACTCGTCAACACCGCCGCCACCATCGAAACCAGCGGCTCCGCCGCGCACGGCATCTCCGCAACCGGATACGACAGCAGCACCAGGGAACTCCTCCAAGCCGCCGGCTCCATCACCATCACCAACGCCGGCAACATCACCACCAACGGCGAAAACTCCCACGCCATTTACGCCACCGGCTCCGGCAACATCGACATCACCAACACCGGCGCACTCGCCACAACCGGCACGCAGTCCACCGGCATCTACGCCATCGGCAAAGGCAGCATAACCATCGATAACACCGCCTCAATCACCACCTCCGCCGAGAGCGCGCACGGCATCATCGTCAATGCCAGCCGCAGCGACGGCGATGTGGACATCACGCACGCCATCGGCAAGATCACCATTCAGAAAGGCTCGACCGACACGGACACGGGCAACTGGATCGACAGCGCGGGCTCCGCCATCTATGTTACCAAATCCGGCACCGGCGACATCCGCATGGTCATCGACGGCGACATCGAAACCCACGCTCAAAACCGCGGCGCCGGTGCGTATATCCACGCCATAAACAACATCGGCAACCTCTCCATCACCGGTTCGGGCAACATCCTTGCCGCCGCTGACATCCCCGAGAGCACGGGCACAAACGTCTATTCCTACGGTCTCGCCGCGACCATCAACGGCGGTGCGGGCCGCAACGACGGCAACGTGACGATCACCTATTCCTCCGGCACCATCGAAACCCGCGGCGATTCCGCCTACGCGCTCTATGCCGGCGTCACCTCCGGAACCACGACGGACGGCTCCAACAACGCAGCCACCATCATTAACACTGGCCGCCTCATCACTGAGGGAGGCTCGTCGAGCGCCATTTACGCCCGCACCGAGAATACCGAGGGCGCGGCCATTGTCGTAAACTCCGGCAACATCAACACGAGCGGCACATCCGCTTACGGCATTCATGCTTATTCGGGTTCCGCAAGCGCCAACGCCCACAACAACGCCGAAACCAGCTCCGTTTACCGAACCGCGCTCGCAACAACGCCCGTCCCCGGCACCGTCAGCACAATCGCCACGATCGGAGACTATTCGCACGGCATCTACGCAATAGGCTCCGGCGCGCGCATCGTCAGCACCGCCGAAACAACCAACATCAGCACGACCGGTGACGCATCCTACGGCATCCACGCCACCAACGGCGCCATCCTCTCCTTCAAGAACGGCTCTATCACCACGCAAGGCGACCACTCCTTCGGCGCGGCGGCCAGCGGTGTGGGAGCACTCTTCACCAGCACGCTCGCTCTCGACAACTTCAACATCACCACCGAGGGCAACATGGCGCACGCCGCTTTCGCCAACTACGATGCCTTCGTGAGCATCACCGGCGGCACGCTCACCACGACCAGCGCCAACGCCAGCACCGCCGCGATCAAGGCCTCCGGCTACGACACCACCGCGAATCGCGGCGGAAAACTCGTCGCGCAAAACACCACCCTCATCGCCAAAAACAACGCCGTGGCCGTGACCGTTGACAACGCCGGCGCAATCGAAACCACCAACGCCATCATCACCAGCGAGACGAGCGCCATCCTCTTCGGAATCGACAGCCAGCCCGCCGGCACGCCCCTCGGCAGCAGCGTCACGATCAAGACCGGCTCCATCACCGCCGCCGCCGAACTCGTCCGCGCCGTCAACACCAGCGGCACGCTCACGCTCGACGGCGTCACCTCGATCACCAACGGCACAAACGCCATCTCGCTCCACGCCAGCGCCACCAACTCCAACGCCCTGCGCGTCATCCTCGACAACGCCACCAGCGTCACCGGCGACATCATCGGCGGACGCCAGGGCGAGACCGTCCCCGACGACACCCTCTGGTCCTACACCGCCGCCACCGGCTCGAACACCCTCAACCTCGACCTCCTCAACGGCTCGCAATTCCACGTCCAGCGCGCCGTCTCGGGCGACTACACCTACAACCACCGCACGACGACCGACGCCACCAGCGTTCTCAAAATCAGCCTCGCCGACGGCAGCGGCACAAACCTGATCGCCCTCGGCACCAACGCCGCCGCCGACATGGTTAACGATTTCCGCGGCACCCTCGCCCTCGGCAACGGCCGCTTCATCCTTGGCGGCACCGCCAACTCGCAAGGCGCGACCAACATGTCCGCCCTCGCCAACGCCACCCTCCGCCTCGACGCCCTCAACCGCACCGCCGTCGAGGGCGCGGGCACCATCGCCGGACTCTCCTTCAACAGCGGCACCCTCGCCGTCCGCACCTCCGGCAGCACCGGCGTGAACTTCGTCGAGGACCTCCTCACCGTCTCCGGCACGCTCGACGCCTCCGGTGGCGGCACCGTCGAAGTCGCCCTCTCCGGCACCGTGCACAACATCATCCCCTCATCAACCAAGGCCCCCGCGCTCATTGATCAGGACAACTACATGCCTCCTCCCGCATTCGAAACCGGCACAGCCGGCATGCTGCAAAACCAGCTCGTCGCCGTCACCGGCACCGTGCGCAACGTCGGCACGCAACTCTCCATCAGCATCATCCCCTCATCGGCCAGCTCCGGCACGATCGCCAGCGCGGTCTCCTCCACCAGCGCCCTCGTGCAATCCGGCACGCACGTCGCCGACCTCACCTACGATTATTACGGCGCCGTCACCGGCAGCGGCATCTACCTCAACTACGGCCTCGCGCAAATCGACGCCCTCGCCGGCCAGACCGTGCAAATCTCCACCGACGGCGCGACCGACGACACCCTCGGCGCCATCCTCTCCGGCTCCGGCAACTACACCTTCACCGCCACCGACGGCATGGTCATCCGCGTCGGCAACGGCCTCAGCGATTACACCGGCGCCACCACCATCGCCACCGGCACCGTCACCGCCATCACCAACAACGCCCTCGGCGAAACCGGCGAGCTCACCCTCAACCCGGATTCAGTCCTAAACCTCGACGGCCACTCGCAAACCGTCCACGGACGCGTCATCGTCAACAACGCCGAAATCCAAACCGGCGCGGGCGGTATCCTGAATTTGGATACGCTCACAAACGCCACCGGCGCGGCGGGCGTTCATGTTTACAGCGGCGGCAAAATCAACGCCGACGGCTCGGGCATCTTCACCGGCACCATCAAGACCACCGGCACGGGCGCGCACGGCGTGCTCGTCACCGGCACCGGCTCGCTCATCAACGCCGCCGGCCTCTCGATCACCACCACCGGCAATGGCAACAGCTACGGCATCGGCGCAAGCGACGGCGCCGTCTTCACCGGCACCGCCATCGAAATCACCACCACCGGCAACCGCGGCATCGGCATCGTCGCCGAAAAAGGCGGCACCGTGAACCTCGTCGACGCCAGCATCGACGTGCAAAACGCCCCCGCCGACAACTCCGGCGGCATCGTCGCATGGACCGACAACGCCAGCACCAGCGCTGTCAACGCCGAAAACCTCCGGCTCAAATCAGTCGGCCACGGCATCGCCGCCAACGGCGGCAGCACCGTCGCGCTCACCGGCGACAACGCCATCGCCACCACCGGCACCGGCTCATACGGCCTCCGCGCCACCGGGGTTAACAGCACCGACACCTCGAAGATCTCCACGATCACCGCCGACAACACCATCATAATGACCGAAGGCGACGCCTCCCACGGCGTCCATTCCTCCGCCGCCACCATCACCCTGAACGGCGGCGCGATCAGAACCAACGGCGCCAACGCAAACGCCATCAACATCCTCGCCGGCGCCGCCGCCACATCGACCGTCACCGGCGGCACCATGACGATTGATGTTACCGGCCACGGCATCGCCATCTCCGGCACCGGCGAAAGCGCCGTCGCGCTCACCGGCGGCGCGCTCGTCGCCGAAGGCAACCTCATCGACGTCTCGCACGACAGCGGCGCCGCCACCGTCACCCTCGACAGCCTTGCGCACGCCATCACCGACAGCGGCGTCGTGCTCAACGCCGCCGGCACGGGCACGACCAACGCCACCTTCAACAACATGACGCTCGCCGGCGACATCCTCGCCGACACCGCCGCCACGGTAAACGTCTCCCTCACCGGCGCGACCGCGCTCACCGGCAAAATCGACATCGCCAACGTGAACATCGACGCCACCAGCTCGTGGACGCTCACCGCCAGCTCCGACGTCAACAACCTCACCCTCGCCACCGGCGCGAAAATCTTCTTCGGCGCGCCCGCCGCCGACAACACCGCCTTCAAAACCCTGCGCGTCCACGGCAACCTCGCCGGCGGCGTCAACACCATCACGATGTCCGCGAACCTCGCCCTCCTCCGCGGCGACCTCCTCCGCATCGACGGCGCCACCACGGGCGCCTACACGCTCGACCTCTCCAACCACGGCGGCAACCCGACCAAGGCCGGACAACGCCTCATGATTGTGCAGGCCGCGAACGAAGCCGACTTCAGCCTCACCGGCCCGCAATACCGCGACGCCGGCCTCTACCGTTATTATTGGGTCAAGGGCGAAACCGACCCGGCCAACTGGTATCTTGCCAACCCCACCGGCACCGGCGACGAACCCTCGCCCTACAGCGACGCCGGCCAGACCATTGTCAACTCCGCCTCCCTCCTCGGCCTGAGCTGGCACTACGGCATGGACTCCCTGCACAAACGCATGGGCGACGTGCGCGCCGAAAACCTCGCCACCAACGCGCCGCTCACCGGCAACATCTGGATGCGCGGCTACACCTACCGCCTCAACGCCCTGAGCCCGATGCGCTCCAGCCGCTTCAGCCAGGACACCTACGGCATCACCGCCGGCGCCGACAAAGCCCTGCGCAACGGCTCCGCAAACGCCACCTGGCTGTTCGGCGCATTCATTGACATGGGCGGCACCGACCGCGATTTCCGCAACGCCGACGACGGCTCCAGCACCAACGTCGGCCTCGGCCTCTACGCGACCTGGCTCGGCGACGCCGGCTGGTATGCCGACATCGTGTTGCGCGCCGACCGTTACAAGCACGACTTTGAAAGCCGCCCGTATGGCGGCGCCGCGGTATCCGGCGATTACACGAGCAAGGCGCAAGGCATCTCGGTTGAGTTTGGCCGCATGCTCAAGCGCACCGACGGCTGGTGGCTCGAACCCTCCGTGCAAATCTCGCAAGGCTGGCTGAACGGCGACACCTACGAGACGAAATCGTCCGATCCGGGCAACCGCATGACCGTGCGCGTCTCCGACAGCGACACGCTGCAATACCGCGGCCAGCTCCGCTTTGGGCGCCAGCTCCTCTCGAGCCGCTGGCATCCCTACGGCAAAATCGGCGCGGCCCGGGTCGATGCCAACGGCGGCGAAATCACCGCGTTGGACACGAAGGTGGGGCCGACCTATCGCGGCTGGCGCATGGAAGCCGGCCTCGGCGCGGCGTATCGAATCGACGCCGGCAGCCAGGTGTATTTGGATTATGAATACGCCAAGGCCCCCGCCTACGAGCGCCCTTGGTCATTCAACCTCGGCTACCGCCGCATGTGGTAG
- the ykgO gene encoding type B 50S ribosomal protein L36: MKVVSSIKSAKKRHPDCQVVRRRGKIYVINKTDPRYKARQG; this comes from the coding sequence ATGAAAGTCGTCTCCTCCATCAAATCCGCGAAGAAACGCCATCCTGACTGCCAGGTGGTTCGTCGTCGTGGCAAAATCTACGTTATCAACAAGACCGACCCGCGTTACAAGGCGCGTCAGGGTTGA
- a CDS encoding type B 50S ribosomal protein L31, with product MKAEGHPTLNNVCFLDVATGKRFLTKSTMKSARKETIDGQEYFVVVRDVTMDSHPAYTGEKRLVDTAGRVEKFTSKFRRRGKVATK from the coding sequence GTGAAAGCCGAAGGTCATCCTACTCTCAACAACGTTTGCTTCCTCGACGTCGCAACCGGAAAGCGTTTCCTTACCAAGTCCACCATGAAGTCCGCCCGCAAGGAGACGATTGATGGCCAGGAATACTTCGTCGTCGTGCGCGACGTGACGATGGACTCGCATCCCGCCTACACCGGCGAGAAGCGCCTCGTGGACACGGCCGGTCGTGTCGAGAAGTTCACGTCGAAGTTCCGCCGCCGTGGCAAAGTCGCCACGAAATAA
- a CDS encoding NAD-dependent epimerase/dehydratase family protein, which produces MKILVTGAAGFIGYHISRQLAETKRCEVLGVDSLNSYYPAELKRARLAQLDGLDGFRFVQMDFADADAFSSLYENYRPDYVAHFGAQAGVRYSTENPDAYVRSNITGFLNILEACRKHPPRHIVFASSSSIYGASARLPFSEDQITDQPLSFYGATKKCNELMAYSYAHLHGLMITGLRLFTVYGPWGRPDMSPVIFAKKIRDGETLPLFNHGKSLRDFTYIDDIVDGVLKVLFKLPVQEPQPKPPYRVFNLGHNKPVRMLEFVEKLEKLMGRKADVKLLPPQPGDMPETWADIERIKIATGYEPQTTLDTGLANFVDWFKDYYKE; this is translated from the coding sequence ATGAAGATTCTTGTCACAGGTGCCGCCGGGTTCATCGGCTATCACATCAGCCGCCAACTCGCGGAAACAAAACGCTGCGAAGTGCTGGGCGTTGACAGCCTCAACAGCTATTATCCCGCCGAGCTGAAACGCGCGCGCCTCGCGCAACTCGACGGCCTGGACGGGTTTCGTTTTGTCCAGATGGATTTTGCCGACGCGGACGCCTTTTCCAGCCTGTATGAAAACTACCGGCCCGACTACGTCGCGCATTTCGGCGCGCAGGCGGGCGTGCGTTACAGCACGGAAAATCCCGACGCCTACGTGCGCAGCAACATCACCGGCTTTCTCAACATCCTCGAAGCCTGCCGCAAGCATCCGCCGCGGCACATCGTCTTCGCCTCGTCGAGCAGCATTTACGGCGCAAGCGCGCGCCTGCCCTTTTCGGAGGACCAGATCACCGACCAACCCCTGTCGTTTTACGGCGCGACCAAAAAATGCAACGAGCTCATGGCCTACAGCTACGCGCACCTGCACGGACTGATGATCACAGGCCTGCGCCTTTTCACCGTCTACGGCCCGTGGGGCCGCCCCGACATGTCGCCGGTCATCTTTGCGAAAAAAATCCGCGACGGAGAGACACTGCCACTCTTCAACCACGGCAAATCATTGCGCGACTTCACCTACATCGACGACATCGTCGACGGCGTGCTCAAGGTCCTTTTCAAACTGCCCGTGCAGGAACCGCAGCCCAAGCCGCCCTATCGCGTGTTCAACCTCGGACACAACAAACCCGTCCGAATGCTGGAGTTCGTGGAAAAACTGGAAAAACTGATGGGCCGCAAAGCCGACGTGAAACTCCTTCCCCCTCAACCCGGCGACATGCCTGAAACTTGGGCCGACATCGAACGCATAAAAATCGCCACTGGCTACGAACCGCAAACCACGCTCGACACCGGCCTCGCGAACTTCGTCGATTGGTTCAAGGACTACTATAAGGAATAG
- the gluQRS gene encoding tRNA glutamyl-Q(34) synthetase GluQRS, whose protein sequence is MSLENPSPASPRYVGRLAPSPTGYLHLGHARTFWFAAERARAAGGVLLMRNDDLDRARCRPEFVGAMLEDLRWLGFSWREPVYSQSGRIPVYREALERLHEAGLIYPCDRSRRDVAGAVGAPHEGGAQDDEPVFPREWRPPPDAKLPALPPRDEPITTNWRFRVPDDGEVVFIDNALGRQSAVAGRDLGDFIVWRRDDMPSYQLACAVDDAALGVTEVVRGADLVRSTFRQILLMRALGANAPQYFHCPLMADESGRRLAKRHDALALRTLRERGVSPEALLRQFHADAKAD, encoded by the coding sequence GTGTCTCTTGAAAACCCATCGCCAGCATCCCCGCGCTACGTCGGACGCCTCGCGCCGTCGCCGACCGGATATTTGCACCTCGGACATGCGCGCACATTTTGGTTTGCCGCCGAGCGCGCGCGAGCGGCGGGCGGCGTGCTTTTAATGCGCAACGACGACCTTGACCGCGCCCGGTGCCGGCCGGAATTTGTCGGGGCGATGCTCGAGGATTTGCGCTGGCTCGGTTTTTCATGGAGGGAGCCCGTCTATTCGCAGAGCGGGCGAATTCCGGTCTATCGCGAGGCGCTGGAGCGTTTGCATGAGGCGGGGTTAATCTATCCGTGCGATCGTTCGCGGCGCGATGTTGCCGGGGCCGTCGGCGCGCCGCATGAGGGCGGGGCGCAGGATGACGAGCCGGTGTTTCCCCGCGAGTGGCGTCCGCCACCGGATGCGAAACTTCCCGCGCTCCCGCCGCGCGACGAACCGATCACGACCAACTGGCGTTTCCGTGTGCCGGACGACGGGGAGGTTGTGTTTATCGACAACGCGCTCGGGCGGCAAAGCGCGGTGGCGGGGCGCGACCTTGGCGATTTTATCGTGTGGCGCCGCGATGACATGCCGAGCTACCAACTCGCGTGCGCGGTCGATGACGCCGCGCTTGGCGTGACGGAAGTCGTGCGCGGGGCGGATTTGGTGCGCTCGACATTTCGCCAGATTTTGCTGATGCGTGCGCTTGGCGCAAATGCGCCGCAGTATTTTCATTGCCCCTTGATGGCCGATGAAAGCGGGCGGCGGCTTGCCAAACGCCATGACGCGCTGGCGCTGCGCACGCTGCGGGAGCGGGGCGTTTCACCGGAGGCGCTTCTGCGGCAATTTCACGCGGACGCGAAGGCCGACTGA